The Solibacillus sp. FSL W7-1464 genome contains a region encoding:
- a CDS encoding YebC/PmpR family DNA-binding transcriptional regulator, with the protein MGRKWNNIKDKKAGKDAANSRIYAKFGREIYVAAKSGEPNPESNRALKTVLERAKTYSVPKHIIEKAIDKAKGGGDEQFDELRYEGFGVAGTMVIVDALTNNVNRTASEVRAAFGKNGGNMGVSGSAAHMFQNTAVFGIEGKSEDEILEILMEADLDMRDIMDEEGTIIVYVEPEQFHATQEAFKEAGIEEFTVAELTMLPMTDVALAGDDLVKFEKMIDALEDLEDVQRVYHNADLGE; encoded by the coding sequence ATGGGTCGTAAGTGGAATAACATTAAAGATAAAAAGGCTGGGAAAGACGCAGCAAATAGTCGTATTTATGCTAAATTCGGTCGTGAAATTTACGTGGCGGCAAAATCAGGTGAACCAAATCCGGAATCTAACCGTGCGCTGAAAACAGTTTTAGAACGTGCGAAAACTTACTCTGTACCAAAACACATTATTGAAAAAGCAATCGACAAAGCAAAAGGCGGCGGCGATGAGCAATTCGACGAGTTACGCTACGAAGGATTCGGTGTAGCAGGTACAATGGTAATCGTTGATGCATTAACAAACAACGTAAACCGTACAGCTTCTGAAGTACGTGCAGCGTTCGGTAAAAATGGCGGTAACATGGGTGTTTCCGGTTCAGCGGCGCATATGTTCCAAAATACAGCTGTTTTCGGAATTGAAGGAAAATCAGAAGATGAAATTCTTGAAATTTTAATGGAAGCCGATCTGGATATGCGTGACATTATGGACGAAGAAGGCACAATTATCGTTTATGTTGAGCCGGAACAATTCCATGCCACACAAGAAGCATTTAAAGAAGCAGGCATCGAAGAATTTACTGTAGCGGAGTTAACGATGCTGCCAATGACAGATGTTGCTTTAGCCGGTGATGATCTAGTGAAGTTCGAAAAAATGATTGATGCATTGGAAGATTTGGAAGACGTGCAACGCGTATACCACAATGCTGATTTAGGCGAATAA
- a CDS encoding DinB family protein: MYRVAEDFVKDWAISSKGALKVMQAIPDDKMHIAIVDEHNSLGWLSWHLVSVAGAFGHFAGLQIPGPGPDMPQPATMAEIVEKYEMVREAYKKEAAALTEEQLLEEVSAFGGMMKRGELLGKVISHQTHHVGQMTVLLRQAGLTVPPVMGPTKEMQ, from the coding sequence ATGTATCGTGTAGCAGAAGATTTTGTAAAAGATTGGGCAATCTCATCAAAAGGTGCATTGAAAGTAATGCAAGCTATTCCAGATGACAAAATGCATATCGCCATTGTAGATGAGCACAATTCATTAGGATGGTTATCATGGCATTTAGTAAGTGTAGCAGGCGCATTCGGCCATTTTGCAGGATTGCAAATTCCGGGACCGGGTCCTGATATGCCACAGCCAGCGACAATGGCGGAAATCGTGGAGAAGTATGAAATGGTGCGCGAAGCGTATAAAAAAGAAGCGGCAGCATTAACAGAGGAGCAGCTTTTAGAAGAAGTATCTGCTTTTGGCGGTATGATGAAGCGCGGCGAACTACTCGGCAAAGTAATTTCACACCAAACACATCATGTTGGCCAAATGACTGTATTACTACGCCAAGCAGGCTTGACAGTACCGCCAGTAATGGGACCTACAAAAGAAATGCAATAA
- a CDS encoding lysophospholipid acyltransferase family protein — protein sequence MYKFIARVVYGILGVNGSKAKVYGKENIPKEGGFVVACTHNGYIDILNLGISMLPKEVHFMAKKQLFDVKGLGWLITRLNAFPVDRDNPGPSVIKIPRQLIKEGKVVGIFPSGTRSSENSELKAGAVTIAQLAKTEILPAAYIGPKDAKGVFKRQKGYLIYGKPFTVGAGKEGREQSVQFLEDELNRLTAHLKEMHPEIK from the coding sequence GTGTATAAATTTATTGCAAGAGTTGTATATGGAATTTTAGGGGTCAACGGGTCAAAGGCAAAGGTATACGGGAAAGAAAATATACCGAAAGAAGGCGGCTTTGTTGTTGCCTGTACACATAATGGCTATATCGATATTTTAAACCTTGGGATTTCGATGCTGCCAAAAGAAGTACATTTTATGGCTAAGAAACAACTATTTGATGTGAAAGGATTAGGCTGGCTTATTACGAGACTAAATGCATTCCCGGTGGATCGTGACAATCCGGGACCAAGTGTTATTAAAATTCCTCGTCAGCTTATTAAAGAAGGAAAAGTAGTCGGAATCTTCCCGAGTGGAACAAGGAGCTCTGAAAACTCGGAATTAAAAGCCGGAGCAGTGACGATTGCCCAACTGGCGAAGACAGAGATTTTACCGGCTGCTTATATTGGTCCTAAAGATGCAAAAGGTGTATTTAAACGTCAAAAAGGCTATTTGATTTACGGTAAGCCATTTACGGTTGGCGCCGGAAAAGAAGGCCGTGAACAATCCGTTCAATTTTTGGAAGATGAACTGAACCGATTGACAGCACATTTAAAAGAAATGCATCCGGAAATAAAATAA
- a CDS encoding methyl-accepting chemotaxis protein, whose product MKRMDKLGSRIILMIGIIFSIILLLTVIMLQFNSARSVQSSVKERTIEVASNILNYIDVEKYEQLIEEPEENATYWELREQLNELREYNGVMYAYTYFVPEENGEVTFLVDGMPADDTENAGVLGDPSSSTKYEHIERVIEDGRFATDLLSSDFGEYITGIVPVENDAGETIAYLGVDIDASYVASLTKNVAKEIVPIIALIFIIIFIVALLGIYTYIRRALSPLQTLNKAAENLASGDIVESQAILDKLNFKTNNEITAFAKNFQSSLVELSATFKVLKERTDGLGEVVDLIETSTERVNTSNEKMVENITTISHSGSLQQVSNNEVNAAMNEMAIGIQKLADTFNEIAEISSDMTNLVEDGAQSSVKVVYQIQGVEKSVENTATLVKEMGENFHSIKEMVTVITNISDQTNLLALNAAIEAARAGEAGKGFAVVADEVKKLAEMSRTSAEEISGHLQKFSHITDRLLVEIDMTTTDVKEGTMAVGEIGQRLDKILNSVLNVNNRIQDDSAVVEQMSAGAEQILASTEEMSRLVNDTSDYAKHLAHASDEQTLVVDDLTKAVQELDSHSQQVVLEMDKFKI is encoded by the coding sequence ATGAAAAGAATGGACAAATTAGGTAGTAGAATTATATTGATGATCGGCATTATATTTTCCATTATTTTGCTATTAACAGTTATTATGCTTCAATTTAATTCAGCGCGTTCAGTCCAGTCATCTGTGAAAGAACGTACGATTGAAGTAGCAAGTAATATTTTAAATTACATAGATGTAGAAAAGTATGAGCAGCTTATTGAAGAACCAGAAGAAAATGCAACATATTGGGAATTGCGCGAACAGTTAAATGAATTACGCGAATACAATGGTGTCATGTATGCCTATACCTATTTTGTACCGGAAGAAAACGGGGAAGTTACCTTTTTAGTTGATGGCATGCCAGCAGATGATACTGAAAACGCCGGGGTGCTTGGTGACCCATCGTCTTCTACAAAGTACGAACATATTGAGCGGGTTATTGAAGACGGTCGATTTGCAACAGACCTTTTAAGCAGTGATTTCGGTGAATATATTACCGGCATTGTTCCGGTTGAAAATGATGCAGGGGAAACGATTGCCTATTTAGGTGTTGATATCGATGCATCGTATGTTGCTTCTTTAACAAAGAATGTAGCAAAAGAGATTGTCCCGATTATTGCGCTCATTTTCATTATTATTTTTATAGTAGCTTTACTCGGTATTTATACTTATATCCGTCGAGCATTATCGCCATTACAAACATTGAATAAGGCGGCGGAAAATCTGGCTTCAGGTGATATTGTTGAGTCACAGGCTATATTAGACAAGCTGAATTTTAAAACGAATAATGAGATAACAGCATTCGCAAAAAATTTCCAAAGCTCGCTTGTCGAGTTATCAGCCACATTCAAAGTGTTGAAGGAACGTACAGATGGGCTCGGAGAAGTAGTGGATCTAATCGAAACATCTACAGAACGTGTGAATACATCAAATGAAAAAATGGTGGAAAATATCACCACGATTTCACACAGCGGGTCATTACAGCAAGTAAGCAATAATGAAGTAAATGCTGCGATGAATGAAATGGCAATCGGTATTCAGAAACTGGCCGATACATTCAATGAGATTGCTGAAATTTCTTCAGACATGACAAATCTTGTTGAAGATGGTGCACAAAGTTCCGTTAAGGTAGTTTACCAGATTCAAGGGGTAGAAAAATCGGTGGAAAATACGGCTACGCTGGTGAAAGAAATGGGAGAGAATTTCCACTCTATTAAAGAAATGGTGACAGTCATAACGAATATTTCGGATCAGACGAACTTACTGGCACTTAATGCAGCGATTGAAGCGGCACGTGCAGGGGAAGCCGGAAAAGGATTCGCGGTTGTAGCAGATGAAGTGAAGAAACTGGCTGAAATGTCCCGTACATCTGCGGAGGAAATTTCAGGTCATCTTCAAAAATTCTCGCATATTACGGATCGTTTGCTTGTTGAAATTGATATGACGACAACAGATGTAAAAGAAGGAACGATGGCGGTAGGTGAAATTGGCCAGCGCTTAGATAAGATTTTAAATTCTGTACTAAACGTCAACAATCGCATTCAGGACGACTCAGCAGTTGTTGAGCAAATGTCGGCAGGTGCAGAACAAATTTTAGCTTCCACTGAGGAAATGAGTCGTTTAGTAAATGATACATCCGACTATGCAAAACATTTGGCGCATGCTTCAGATGAGCAAACACTTGTAGTCGATGATTTAACGAAAGCGGTTCAGGAATTGGATAGCCATTCACAACAAGTCGTATTGGAAATGGATAAGTTCAAGATATAA
- a CDS encoding NAD-dependent epimerase/dehydratase family protein gives MKKILVLGGTRFFGRKLVELLLEQKHEVTIVTRGMSENPFGDAVEHIKVDRKDTAAFEKALENRTFDIVYDNICYSPNEAKQLCNLFNGKIGKLVFTSTLAVYEADGKPHPEEDFDPTSYGIIMGDTHEFTYGEGKRLAEAVFYKFAEFPVVAVRFPIVMGEDDYTRRLHFHIERIINKEPIGFVNMDAEMSFIQATEAARFLEWAGNNYVEGPINATANGVISLKDLISLIEEKTGERAKIALLGTEEIRSPYAIPATWYMKNDKAEQLGFSFSQLEDWLTPLIEQIAGTTVKQQ, from the coding sequence ATGAAGAAAATCCTAGTATTAGGCGGGACACGATTTTTTGGCCGTAAATTAGTTGAACTTTTATTGGAGCAAAAGCATGAAGTAACAATTGTCACACGCGGAATGTCGGAAAATCCTTTTGGCGATGCGGTGGAGCATATTAAAGTGGACCGTAAAGATACAGCGGCTTTCGAGAAAGCTCTGGAAAATCGTACATTTGATATTGTGTATGATAATATTTGCTATTCGCCAAACGAAGCAAAACAGCTGTGCAATCTGTTCAATGGGAAAATCGGCAAGCTCGTTTTCACATCTACACTAGCTGTATATGAGGCAGATGGCAAGCCGCATCCGGAAGAAGATTTCGATCCGACTTCATATGGCATCATCATGGGAGACACACATGAATTTACTTATGGTGAAGGTAAACGCCTGGCAGAGGCGGTATTTTATAAGTTTGCCGAGTTCCCTGTAGTCGCAGTCCGTTTCCCGATAGTTATGGGAGAAGATGATTACACACGCCGTTTGCATTTCCATATTGAGCGCATCATTAATAAAGAACCGATCGGATTTGTGAACATGGATGCGGAAATGTCCTTTATTCAGGCAACAGAAGCGGCTCGATTTTTAGAGTGGGCAGGTAATAATTATGTGGAAGGACCGATTAATGCGACAGCAAATGGTGTCATTTCTTTAAAAGACCTTATTTCTCTTATTGAAGAAAAGACAGGCGAGCGTGCCAAAATTGCGCTTCTTGGGACAGAGGAAATCCGTTCGCCATACGCGATTCCCGCAACATGGTATATGAAAAATGACAAGGCGGAGCAATTAGGATTTTCGTTCAGCCAGCTTGAAGATTGGCTGACTCCATTAATCGAGCAAATTGCAGGAACTACGGTCAAGCAACAGTAA
- a CDS encoding putative RNA methyltransferase: MGLLSKRALSIQQFQFNSRLFACPICKQEIEISNEGKMSCLSNHTFDVAKQGYVYMLNRPVQSMYGKELFDSRHMVIQAGIYDRLQAAIAREINVAQPVILDTGCGEGSHLHRICEQLDRPVGVGIDISKEGIIAAAKYNPEELWCVGDLANSPFNEQSFDAILNILSPANYDEFKRLLKRGGKVIKVVPQENYLSELRKQAFADSDKESYTNAQTVERFKASFANTEVKRITYTVPLEVHLVQNLLEMTPMGWHIDDKESIQLQEITIDLDLLIGME, translated from the coding sequence ATGGGTCTATTATCAAAACGAGCGTTAAGTATTCAGCAGTTTCAATTCAATAGCCGATTGTTTGCATGTCCTATTTGCAAACAGGAAATAGAGATAAGTAATGAAGGAAAAATGAGCTGTTTATCGAATCATACATTTGATGTGGCAAAACAAGGCTATGTTTATATGTTAAACCGTCCTGTCCAATCAATGTATGGAAAAGAATTATTCGATTCGCGCCATATGGTCATTCAAGCAGGCATTTATGATCGGTTACAAGCGGCGATTGCCCGGGAAATCAATGTAGCACAACCGGTAATTTTGGATACAGGTTGTGGTGAGGGTTCTCATTTACATCGTATTTGCGAACAGCTTGATCGTCCTGTTGGTGTAGGAATCGATATTTCTAAGGAAGGGATCATCGCAGCGGCAAAGTATAACCCCGAAGAGCTTTGGTGTGTCGGTGATTTAGCGAATAGTCCGTTCAACGAGCAATCTTTTGATGCGATTTTAAATATTTTATCCCCTGCAAATTACGATGAATTTAAACGTCTATTAAAGCGAGGCGGCAAAGTAATAAAAGTTGTGCCACAGGAAAATTATTTAAGTGAACTGCGTAAACAGGCGTTTGCAGATTCGGATAAGGAAAGCTATACAAATGCCCAAACTGTAGAGCGCTTTAAAGCAAGTTTTGCAAATACCGAAGTAAAAAGAATTACGTATACAGTACCGCTTGAAGTACATTTAGTACAAAACCTGCTTGAAATGACACCGATGGGCTGGCATATTGACGATAAAGAAAGTATTCAATTACAGGAAATTACAATTGATTTAGATTTATTAATTGGAATGGAGTGA
- a CDS encoding TSUP family transporter, producing MGFELDPQLVIILICFGFLAAFIDSVVGGGGLISLPALMFAGLSPSAAVATNKLAGTMGSLTSTITFYRSGKLDIKSVMKYFPWVFISSMIGAWIVHLLDPNLLKPLMLIMLAAVAVYTIFKKDWGSISAVKSLSKTKYILFFFVISLIGFYDGFLGPGTGSFLIFAFLMVGYDFLKAAGNAKLLNFGSNIGALLMFIYLGQINYTYGLIMGAAQIVGAIVGSRFAIKRGSGYVRVLFIIVTITLLAKNSYDFFLK from the coding sequence ATGGGATTTGAGTTAGACCCACAACTAGTTATTATTTTAATTTGTTTTGGTTTTTTAGCAGCATTTATCGATTCTGTTGTGGGAGGCGGTGGTCTTATTTCACTGCCTGCATTAATGTTTGCCGGGCTCAGTCCCTCTGCAGCTGTTGCGACAAACAAACTCGCCGGGACAATGGGATCCTTAACGAGTACTATTACCTTTTATCGGTCTGGAAAGCTAGATATTAAATCCGTCATGAAGTATTTTCCGTGGGTTTTTATCAGTTCGATGATCGGGGCTTGGATTGTCCATTTACTTGATCCTAACTTATTGAAACCATTAATGCTGATTATGTTGGCTGCTGTAGCGGTCTATACAATTTTCAAAAAAGATTGGGGCAGTATTTCTGCGGTTAAATCACTGTCAAAGACAAAGTATATTCTATTTTTCTTTGTAATTTCACTGATTGGTTTTTATGATGGTTTTTTAGGTCCTGGTACTGGATCATTCCTGATTTTTGCATTTCTAATGGTCGGCTATGATTTCTTAAAGGCAGCCGGTAATGCAAAACTCCTTAACTTCGGGAGTAATATCGGGGCGCTTTTAATGTTTATCTATTTAGGGCAAATTAATTATACATATGGCTTGATAATGGGGGCCGCTCAGATTGTCGGAGCGATTGTCGGTTCAAGGTTTGCAATTAAGCGTGGAAGCGGCTATGTGCGTGTCCTTTTCATCATCGTCACAATTACATTACTTGCAAAAAATAGCTATGATTTTTTCCTGAAATAA
- the ypfJ gene encoding KPN_02809 family neutral zinc metallopeptidase yields MDVKGRRKSSNVEDRRGMSAGKIGGGLGGVGIIIAIIFTLLNGGDAGDVVSEVSKSITQNGATSENYEPTAEEEELAEFVSVVLADTEDIWQQLFADNGLTYENPTLVLFTDSVSSGCGMQSAAVGPFYCPADYKLYIDLSFYKELKNRFDAPGDFAMAYVVAHEVGHHVQTLLGTSEQVHALNGKVSQAEYNEAVKRLELQADYYSGVWAHHVQDKGYLEEGDFEEALTAANAIGDDTLQMEAQGYVVPESFTHGTSEQRMRWFKKGYNAGTLQGGDTFSLEASQL; encoded by the coding sequence ATGGATGTGAAGGGGAGACGAAAAAGCAGTAACGTGGAAGATCGTCGGGGGATGAGTGCCGGGAAAATCGGCGGAGGTCTTGGTGGAGTCGGGATTATTATTGCCATTATTTTTACATTGCTCAATGGCGGCGATGCAGGGGATGTTGTTTCGGAAGTATCAAAGAGTATTACGCAAAATGGTGCAACGTCCGAAAACTATGAACCGACCGCCGAAGAAGAGGAACTGGCGGAATTCGTTTCTGTAGTACTGGCGGATACAGAGGATATATGGCAACAATTGTTTGCCGATAATGGGCTGACCTACGAAAATCCGACGCTCGTATTATTTACGGATAGTGTAAGCTCCGGATGCGGGATGCAAAGTGCTGCGGTTGGACCATTTTACTGTCCGGCAGACTATAAGCTTTATATTGACTTAAGTTTCTATAAAGAGTTAAAAAACCGGTTTGATGCACCGGGTGATTTTGCCATGGCATATGTGGTCGCACATGAAGTCGGGCACCATGTCCAAACATTATTGGGCACGTCCGAACAAGTACATGCCTTAAACGGCAAAGTATCGCAAGCCGAGTACAATGAAGCGGTGAAGCGTCTGGAACTGCAGGCGGACTATTACTCCGGTGTGTGGGCACACCATGTCCAGGACAAAGGCTATTTGGAGGAAGGCGACTTCGAGGAGGCTTTAACTGCAGCAAATGCCATTGGCGACGATACACTGCAGATGGAAGCGCAAGGCTATGTCGTTCCGGAAAGCTTTACACATGGTACAAGCGAGCAGCGGATGCGCTGGTTCAAAAAAGGTTATAATGCCGGAACACTGCAAGGCGGCGATACATTTAGCTTAGAAGCTTCACAATTATAA
- a CDS encoding YjjG family noncanonical pyrimidine nucleotidase: protein MKEYRFLLFDLDDTLLDFKAAERLALPKLFEAHQLPLTPQIEAVYREINTGLWRSLEEGLITRNFLMENRFGKTFEHFGVEVDGRALDAEYRGYLAESKVFVEGALELIQTLAPEYELYITSNGLAETQIKRLQVTGLAPYFKQVFVSENTGYQKPMKPFFDYVFERIPNFDPNKAMIIGDSYSADITGGANAGIDTCWLNPLNTVPSTIRPTYEIQKLDQLLPIINSHKANSQEPVKI from the coding sequence ATGAAGGAATATCGATTTTTATTATTTGACTTGGATGATACATTATTGGATTTTAAAGCGGCAGAAAGATTAGCTTTGCCGAAATTGTTTGAAGCACATCAGCTACCATTAACGCCTCAAATCGAAGCAGTTTACCGGGAAATTAATACAGGTTTATGGCGCTCTCTTGAAGAAGGGCTGATTACTCGTAACTTTTTAATGGAAAACCGCTTTGGCAAAACATTCGAGCATTTTGGAGTTGAAGTGGATGGCCGGGCATTGGACGCTGAGTACCGTGGCTATTTAGCAGAAAGTAAAGTTTTTGTAGAAGGGGCATTGGAGCTGATTCAAACATTGGCACCTGAATACGAACTATATATTACATCGAATGGATTGGCGGAGACCCAGATAAAACGCCTCCAAGTGACAGGGTTGGCACCCTATTTTAAGCAAGTTTTCGTTTCGGAAAATACAGGCTATCAAAAGCCGATGAAGCCATTTTTTGATTATGTGTTTGAACGGATTCCGAATTTCGACCCGAACAAGGCGATGATTATTGGTGATTCTTACAGTGCGGATATTACCGGGGGCGCTAATGCCGGAATCGATACATGCTGGCTCAACCCGTTGAATACAGTACCATCAACAATTCGTCCCACTTATGAAATACAAAAGCTGGATCAACTTTTACCGATTATAAACAGTCATAAAGCTAACTCTCAAGAGCCTGTGAAAATTTAG
- a CDS encoding nuclease-related domain-containing protein, with amino-acid sequence MTLFFLVVLIAIIGYFSFKLYIHDNSTFYQLTGYSYFNVLMNKSVRTSYQLTKELEHIQGTKKIMVNLQLPVHNEVQTIDALLLHESGVYVVNVIEKSGWINGREQSIEWMELLHKDQKRVFNNPIHETKRLTHALKDRLTEVDGSLFETMVVFTNNCSFQHIEIQSSDVEVLKIAELKEWAATLEGKRLSETEIETLYATLESLMHGEKAILRSKTATPPVS; translated from the coding sequence ATGACCTTATTTTTTCTGGTCGTTCTAATTGCGATTATAGGTTATTTTAGTTTTAAATTATATATTCATGACAATTCAACGTTTTATCAATTGACCGGCTATTCCTATTTTAATGTCCTCATGAATAAAAGTGTCCGAACTTCCTACCAACTTACGAAGGAATTGGAGCATATTCAAGGTACAAAAAAAATAATGGTGAATCTGCAACTTCCTGTTCACAATGAAGTACAAACAATTGACGCACTTTTACTGCATGAATCAGGGGTTTATGTAGTGAATGTGATAGAGAAGTCAGGCTGGATTAACGGACGGGAACAGAGCATCGAATGGATGGAGCTATTGCATAAAGATCAAAAAAGAGTATTTAATAACCCAATCCATGAAACAAAGCGTTTAACCCATGCATTAAAAGACCGACTAACGGAAGTAGATGGATCACTTTTTGAAACAATGGTAGTTTTTACGAATAATTGTTCATTCCAGCATATTGAAATTCAATCATCCGATGTCGAAGTGCTGAAAATCGCGGAATTGAAAGAGTGGGCAGCAACACTTGAAGGAAAACGATTATCAGAAACTGAGATTGAAACTTTGTACGCGACATTGGAATCCTTAATGCACGGGGAAAAGGCAATATTACGTTCAAAAACCGCTACACCGCCGGTAAGTTAA
- a CDS encoding low molecular weight protein-tyrosine-phosphatase, which yields MKQILFVCLGNICRSPMAEAVMRDLIAKRGLTDKIAVDSAGTSNYHIGEPPHKGTTAKLQEYGIVTTGMLARQLCTSDLDSFDYIVCMDESNVKNTMEMLRAEADAKVFRFLDLTTHKKDVPDPWYTGDFQETYDLCLEGCEALLEKIEADL from the coding sequence ATGAAGCAAATACTATTCGTATGTTTGGGCAATATTTGCCGTTCTCCTATGGCGGAGGCCGTTATGCGTGATTTAATCGCTAAACGCGGTTTGACGGATAAAATTGCAGTCGACTCAGCCGGCACGAGCAATTACCATATTGGAGAACCCCCGCATAAAGGGACGACGGCGAAATTACAGGAATACGGTATTGTGACAACAGGCATGCTTGCAAGACAATTATGTACCTCCGATTTAGACAGCTTTGACTATATTGTGTGTATGGATGAAAGCAATGTGAAAAATACGATGGAAATGCTCCGTGCCGAAGCAGATGCAAAAGTGTTCCGCTTCCTTGATCTGACGACACATAAAAAAGATGTACCGGATCCTTGGTATACGGGAGATTTCCAGGAAACGTACGATCTATGCTTGGAAGGCTGCGAGGCATTGCTGGAAAAAATTGAAGCGGATTTATAA
- a CDS encoding DNA-deoxyinosine glycosylase, with protein sequence MESIQNILPPIVDEKTKVLILGSMPGKQSLEKQQYYGNRRNHFWPIIERLLATDIPEDYNEKIALLRKHHIGLWDSIESCEREGSLDATIKNEVPNNFSELFKKYPQIQLVLFNGGKSFDVFKRHIGLDVLDGRAYKKMPSTSPIPGKNIKSFDEKVEIWSILLDYLS encoded by the coding sequence ATGGAATCTATCCAAAATATATTACCTCCAATTGTGGATGAAAAAACAAAAGTGCTTATCCTTGGTTCGATGCCAGGAAAGCAATCACTGGAAAAGCAGCAATACTACGGCAACCGACGGAATCACTTTTGGCCGATTATAGAAAGGCTTCTAGCAACCGATATTCCGGAAGACTATAATGAAAAAATTGCACTTCTTCGTAAACATCATATTGGGCTATGGGACTCGATCGAAAGCTGTGAACGCGAAGGCAGCCTTGATGCAACAATAAAAAATGAAGTACCGAATAACTTTTCGGAGCTCTTTAAAAAATATCCGCAAATACAGCTCGTCCTATTTAACGGCGGGAAAAGCTTCGATGTTTTTAAAAGACATATTGGACTCGATGTATTGGACGGAAGGGCGTATAAAAAAATGCCATCTACAAGCCCGATTCCAGGAAAGAATATTAAAAGCTTTGATGAAAAAGTTGAGATATGGAGCATCTTGCTGGATTATTTATCTTAA